The bacterium region GTTCTGATCGAGGGCAAACATTTTCGGAATGACCGCCCGATCTTCGGCCACCGGCAGTAGTCCCGTTCCATGCAAGACCAAGTTTGAAGCCGTGCCGTCCCAGGAAAAAACCGTGTGCAGGACGTACGATTCTTCGGACCAGTACGCTACGGAATCCCCGGTCAGAAGCTCAGCAAGACTCGCGACGAACAGCGCCGGTATTCCACTGACTTCCACCTCCTCCGGTCTATGCGCAATCCTGTGAAACTGAACGTGCATCCATCGTGTAGAAGGTGCACCGGGATACCCATCGTGAGTTGTCGTCAGTTCCACCGCAATACTATCAGTGGTCACGTATCCGGCGAAGTTCAGCGTATTGTACAAACCTTGTTCCGGAGCATCCGGTGCCATGCCGTCATCTTCGTACATTGCATTTGAACTTGCCGGCGTGCCGGCATCCGGATAATAGTGCAGCTCCAGTGTATCGCCTGCGTAGTCAGACGTTGATTCGATCTCGGGAATCATCGGGACGAAGCTTCCCCCGCGGACGAAAACCGGTATCTTCGACAACCGGGCATCTACCGAATAATGACTTTCGCCCACGAATGTCTCGTCCGTCCAGAAGTCCACCCAGACTCCCTCAGGCAAAAGTACGTCGCGAGTTCGTTGACCCGCTTCAAGAGCAGGAGCAATCAGAAACGACGGACCCCATAAGTACTCGTCATCGAGCCGGGCAAACGCTTCATCGTTGAACACCATGCACAGCGGTCTGGCCAGCGGCATTCCGGAAAGCGAGTTTTCCCAAGCCAGCGTGTAATTATAGGGAAGCAGACGGTAGCGAAGATTGATGTAGAACGTCACGATCTCGCGCGTGGCCGGATCGTAGTAGATCGGCTCGGGGGGGACGCCCACTCCGTGCGCTCGCATGACCGGTGCGAACACTCCCAGCTGCATTCCACGAATGTACTGCTCGCTGTCGCGCGGTCCGCAGTCGAAGCCGCTGATGTCGAAACCCGTATACGCAACGCCGGACATCCCCATGCTCAGTATAATGGGAAGCTGCGCCTGAAGTCCCGCGAAAGTTCTCTGCACGTCTCCCGACCAGGGGAACGTGCCGTAGCGCTGCATTCCCGCGTATCCGGATCGTATGAGGTTGAATAGTCTCTGGTCAGGATAGAATTCCCGATAGCGATTATAGAGCAACTTGGCCCAGCGGAGCGAATAGGTATTGTGAACTCGTTCCGCCGGACCGTCATGATGCACCATCTGCGACGGATGGGCCTCCGGTTCGCCCAGATCGCACCACCATCCTCCAACGCCCTCGGCAATGCGGTCGGCATAGAACGTCCACCACCAGTCGCGCGCGGTAGGCAAAGTGACGTCCAGAAGTCCGGCCGGTCCGGCCCAGAAATTCGGTATCACCACCGGAATGCCGGTTGAGTCTGGTGTCAGATAACGGTTTTGATATGCATGCGCGTAGTTGGAAGACGTCTGGATAATGTATGGCTCGGTGATGAGGATGGTTTTCACTCCCAGCGAGTTGAAATCGGCCATCATCCCGATAGGATTCGGCCACTGCGAGCGG contains the following coding sequences:
- a CDS encoding T9SS type A sorting domain-containing protein translates to MRILIYLIFVLGLWRAVAAELLGNYSSHVLQDSELRIFAGGSVVAVRPFADGIVRITLSPDGQSWPDSSHVVCLSPEPAFWQLSENDSTLTMQMTGMEIEISKFPVRFHFLNANRLVLADEDGFFWSGEERGVRFRLQPSEHLYGGGERAVSIDRRGQSLDSYNAAHYCYGVGEPNLNITVPFLWSSNGYGVYFDNPYPGRFDVGAAEQTVFEYGVSGGELSYFIIIGASGPELLQRYTLLTGRPPMPPRWALGYLQSRFGYTSESEARSVVQAFRDQGIPLDAIILDLYWFGWGQMGDFDWDRSQWPNPIGMMADFNSLGVKTILITEPYIIQTSSNYAHAYQNRYLTPDSTGIPVVIPNFWAGPAGLLDVTLPTARDWWWTFYADRIAEGVGGWWCDLGEPEAHPSQMVHHDGPAERVHNTYSLRWAKLLYNRYREFYPDQRLFNLIRSGYAGMQRYGTFPWSGDVQRTFAGLQAQLPIILSMGMSGVAYTGFDISGFDCGPRDSEQYIRGMQLGVFAPVMRAHGVGVPPEPIYYDPATREIVTFYINLRYRLLPYNYTLAWENSLSGMPLARPLCMVFNDEAFARLDDEYLWGPSFLIAPALEAGQRTRDVLLPEGVWVDFWTDETFVGESHYSVDARLSKIPVFVRGGSFVPMIPEIESTSDYAGDTLELHYYPDAGTPASSNAMYEDDGMAPDAPEQGLYNTLNFAGYVTTDSIAVELTTTHDGYPGAPSTRWMHVQFHRIAHRPEEVEVSGIPALFVASLAELLTGDSVAYWSEESYVLHTVFSWDGTASNLVLHGTGLLPVAEDRAVIPKMFALDQNVPNPFNASTNITFTLGQAAHATLRVFDLNGRLVATLFQESLAAGRYTRAIDARGWPSGVYFCRLQAEGECLTRKMVLLR